ACCCCAAGCCCCTTCAGGGCATGGTCCTCCCGAGCATCCCAGGATTCCAGCCTGGGACATTCAGGGTCATCTGAGAGAGGCACCCACTCCCTCTGGACGGATATGGCCAAAGTCAACCCCAAGGCTAGGCCAGACCTGCCCGCTCCTGTCCCCTCAGGGCGTGGCACACAACAGGGGCCCACAGCAGAGGGGCcccactgctggtggaaatggcGATCCCTGTCCAACGCTGCCCTGTTAGCACATCCTCAGGGAGCATTCCCGGGAGAAGCTGCTGCACTGAGAGGAGTCCAGGCCCACCTtctgccccccagccccagaTCTGCCCTGGGAGCCCAGCCAGGGCTATGGATGGTCAGACCCCCAGGAGGGAACTCACAGCCAAGAGCAGAAACCCCGGCCAGTTGTACCCCACAGAGCCGGCCAGTAAAGGTTCGGATGAGGAGAGCAGCACAGGAAAGTGAAAAGTCCAGCAGACCACGCAGCAAGCGGGCAGAGCCCCAGCTTCCTAAACTGCATTGACCACTGGCCAGGATCCTTGCCCCTCCTGACCCACCTCCCCCTTCTCGGCCTTGCTGTGCAGCCAGCAGGCTGCCTGCGTGGACATTATCAAGGGCTTTcagggctgcagggagggagaagaggtcaGGGAcgtttccccccccccaccccgtggggTCCTGTGGCCTCCACCTGAGATCACTGCTTCTGTCAAGGCGGCCCTCCCTGTACTCCTCTTCCCAGGTCCCAGCGACCACCCTTCTTCCAGCGGTTCATTACTACTCAGGGTTCTCTACACTCTGCTCCATGTTGGTAAATCATCCCCTAATTAAACTCTCCTCAGACAGTCCTAACTAAGTGTGTCTCCTGTTTCCTGATGAGACCCAGAGTGATGGGACTGCCTGCCCTGGATTTCCAGGGATGCCCCGGGTTGCAGAAATCAACCCGCCACTCCACCAGCAGGCCTGGCTCTGGTTTGGAGGCTTGGGCTGACCGATGCACTCCCCACAGCCCCCTCCTACCTCGGGTCCCAGCCAAGCATGAGGCCATGCTCCGCTGGCCTTCTGTCTGCTGCAGCCCACTGGCCGGCCTTCCAGGGTTCCGAGTCTTAGTGGCTCAGGCCAGAGCCTCATTCCCCAGGGCAGTCCTCCTTTATGACTTCACCCACTGAAGTCACCAGGGAGACAATGCCGAATGTTCCACCCCAGAGTCTTGGCCTCTAGGAGGCAGGCCAGAGGACTCTCTGTCCACAGTGTAAATGAGGACGCCGCTGGCCCATGTCCCGCAGGGATGTAGAGGGCAGCCTCAGGGGCACTGGGCGCTCCCGGCACCATGGATGATGCTGCCGTCCTCAAGCGACGAGGCTACATCATGGGAATCAATTTGGGAGAGGGCTCGTATGCGAAAGTCAAATCCGCTTACTCTGAGCGCCTGAAGTTCAACGTGGCGGTCAAGATCATCGACCGCAAGAAAGCCCCCACAGACTTCCTGGAGAAATTCCTTCCCCGGGAAATTGAGATTCTGGCCATGCTAAACCACCACTCCATCATCAAGACCTATGAGATCTTTGAGACCTCTGACGGCAAGGTCTACATCGTCATGGAGCTCGGGGTCCAGGGCGACCTCCTTGAGTTCATCAAGACCCGGGGGGCCCTGCAGGAAGACGATGCGCGCAAGAAGTTCCACCAGCTGTCCTCAGCCATCAAGTACTGCCACGACCTGGACGTCGTCCACCGAGACCTCAAGTGTGAGAACCTTCTCCTCGACAAAGACTTCAACATCAAGCTGTCCGACTTCGGCTTCTCCAAGCGCTGCCTGCGGGATGACAGCGGCCGACTGACACTGAGCAAGACCTTCTGTGGGTCGGCGGCGTACGCGGCCCCCGAGGTGCTTCAGGGCATCCCCTACCAGCCCAAGGTGTATGACATCTGGAGCCTAGGCGTGATTCTCTACATCATGGTCTGTGGCTCCATGCCGTATGACGACTCCAACATCAAGAAGATGCTGCGCATCCAGAAGGAGCATCGCGTCAACTTCCCGCGCTCTAAGCACCTGACAGGCGAGTGCAAGGACCTCATCTACCGCATGCTGCAGCCGGACGTCAACCGGCGGCTGCACATCGACGAGATCCTCAGCCACTGCTGGGTGCAGCCCAAGGCCTGGGGCCTGTCCTCTGCAGCCATCAACAAGGAGGGGGAGAGCTCTCGGGCCACCGAGCCCCCGTGGACTCCTGAGCCCAGCTCCGACAAGAAGTCTGCCACCAAGCTGGAGCCCCGGGAAGAGGCCCGGCCCAAGACCTGGGCAGAGACAAGACCCGAGGAGGAGGCGCTGGCGGTGCAGGTGTCAAGGCAGTCAGAGGCCATGGGCCTCACCAGCGAGCAACCCAGCAAGGAGATCAAGGAAGGGGCCACCCCGCAGCCTTCAGAGACACACACCTAGTCAGCTCTCGCGGCCCAGAGGGCCGGCAGAAAATGAGGCAGTGTTCATGGCCTCAAGCCTGAGCTCCAAAGAAGCCAAGGGACAAGCCGAGAAGGAAGACAGTCCCAGATGAGCCGCTATTTTCGTCAGtttcttccccctccctttgACCTTGGTAACTCATGTGGCTAAAGAAGCAATAAATCACTATATTACTGCAGACCCTGAGGTCAGTGTCTTTGCCCTGCGGGCTTTGGTCGCCCAGGGAGAGGATCCTgcactccccctgcccccactctCAGACCACGCTGCACTTCACCTCCCGCTTTGGAAAACACagccctgtgtgcccagccctgaccGTGACCTCAGGCCCTGGACCGGAGCAGAGCTGAGTAAGGAAGACATTGCTTCAAGAGGGAGGCCCATGAGTGCGATGCCGGGCTGGAGAGGGGTGCGAAGAGCAGGTGGCTGCAGGCAGAGGAGGGCTGGGAGGCGGGGGCCTTCCCCCCGAGGTCTGGGTCCTCAACAGCCCCACAAGGCTGCCAGTGGGGAGAACCTGTAGAGGCAGGCGGACCAGCCTCCCTCGAGCCCCTCCCCGTGGGCAGCTCTTTCTGCTCTGGCTCCAGGGTCCCCCACGTCCTGCCAGCACCCAGTTCCCAACAGTGCCCTGAGTCATGCCGCCTCGTGGGCATCCCCCGGCAGCAGGGGCCCTGCTACATGGCCAGCCCCTCTCCAGCCTGCATGTCCCGCAGTCACTGTGTGGTCTGAACACATTTTGTTCCCCTCTGGTCCCAGTTTCTCCCAGGGGTGATGTTCCTGTCAAAGCAGATAAGCAGACACTGGCGAGCAGGAGGGCACAGGCGTCCTCACACACGTGCCCAGCCTGCGGCCATGGTGTCTGCAGAGGGAGCAGGCCCGCGTGTGCATCGCCGGCTGCTGGGCACTGCGGGGCCCGCCATTCCGGTTCTCACGCTGTCCTTACCCCAGCTATGCCGCGGCAGCTGCTTTCTCCTCCTGATCTGCACGTGCGCCTGACAACCTCGCATGGACCTGCGGGTTTAACACACCAAAAGAACAAGGCTCGCCTCTCCTCCCGCCCCTGCTGCTGTCTTGGGAGACGTGAGGTCCAGTGAGTGCCCCAGACATGGCCTCTGCCTGGCTCCTCCGTCTCCCCACAGCCACCTCCACACATCCTGTGTCCCCAGAGCTGGGCATCCCCATGTGTCAAGGCTCAGCCACCACCTAGGCCCCTGTCCTTGTTCCCCATCGCCACCCACGGTGGCCAGAGCCCTCCTTCTGCACCCAGTCTGGCTCCCACTGCCTGCGGGAAGGATCCCCACACCTAACCCTTGAGGTCTTCCCAGGTCTGGCCTCCCAGCCCCCTGCCATGTGCCATAGCCCTGCTTGTGGACGCATCCCTGCAGCCCTGCCCAGCTCTCCAGGTTTGGCCAAGGGGCCACGGCCTCCACACACAAAGCCTTCTGGGGGCCTCTGCCAGGGCAGGCCTGCGAGTGAGTGCCCAGGGTCCAGGACAGAACTGCTGCAGAGTAGTCCTGGAGGACCCGGgaacccagagtcacacagcttacCTAGCGGTAGAGTGGAATTCCAGAGCGCATGGGGCCAGCGGGGGTGGGGACGTCCCAGGAGGCTTGTGAACCTCCTCCGTCATCAGTGCGGTCACTGGGGCAGAGGGCAGCGCAATGCAAGGGGGCCTGGGAGCGACTCATGGCAGCCCAGCCCGGAGGCATGCCTGGGCAGGAGGGACCTCAGGAAggtgcacctactgtgtgctttaCAGGTGGGGAGATGGCTCAGAGAGGGTGGGGCGACTGCCGGAAATCACACAGTGCGGAGCAGAGGCCCAGGTGCGTgaggctccctcctccccaggtgGCCTTAGATGCCGGGCTACTCCTGTGAGCTGTTCCACTAAACACAGCCTGGGCTCAGACCCTTTCAGGCCCTTGATCCTGAAGCTTTAGGATCAAGACCCTCAATGTGGCCTCCGTGCTCCCTCCCGCCCCCGCATGCTCTCACCACGCTGACCTTTCAGACCATCACACGCACTGCAGTCCCCGTCCTCCTCCGTGTGGCCTGACCTCAGACCTCAGCATTCCAGCCTCCCTGAGTCCAGCCCCAGCTCTCTGACCTCACAGCTCCATGTCCCTGTGTCACGGCCCAGCCGCAGGGCATTCATACTGTGGGTGACACTGAACCTCCCTGGCCTCCGGGCTCCAAAAAGGCAAGGTTCTGTTCATGTCACCCAGGGCCTGAGGCCGACCCTCGAATGCCATGGAGTGGAGAAATGGAGGCCAAAGCTCCACGGGGGGCGTCCCAGGGTCTGCAGGTCTGGGACCCACAGGCCCGTAGCCGGGAGCACCCTGAGCCCCTATCCAGTCTAACATCCCCCCAACCCAGCGCACcagcagcccctgcccctgcGTGCACATCCTGGGCAGAGCCGCCTGCTCCACACCCGGCAGGTCCGCTGGCCTGATGCTGGCACATGTCTCCTCCATCCATGTCCCCCAAGAACCAAAGAGGCCACACTGTCCTGGGCAAGGGCAGGTGTGGAGAAGCGGAACCCACAACAAAGGGGAAAGCAGGCGGTGGGGTCGGCCAAGAGGGCAGACGTGCAGGGTGCCCCCGACAGAGACCTGGGGGCGAGGGAGACAGGTGGGGAGGGTGCCTGGCTTCCGGGGCCTGACCTGGGGGCCTCGCAGCTGGCCCCTCTACGACACAAAGGAGTGAAGTTCTGGTCATTTCTACCAAAGCCCCCAGGAGAAAGGCAGGCATCAGGCCAGTCACTCCCGCTGGCATCTGGACCCGGCTGCCCtgccctgagatcttccacacaGACCTCCTGCCAGGGAGCTCTCCGCGCTCCAGGTGTGTATACGCGCTGTGCTCCGGCCAGGACAACACACCTCCCGGCACCTGGGGGAGCCCTGCTGATCCCCTGCATGCAGGTTCCACAGtcactcccacccacccacccacccacaaacAGGActtcctctcccccaacccctggagaACTGAGCACACACACGGCACGCCTCCTGTCCTGGC
The sequence above is a segment of the Eschrichtius robustus isolate mEscRob2 chromosome 14, mEscRob2.pri, whole genome shotgun sequence genome. Coding sequences within it:
- the TSSK1B gene encoding testis-specific serine/threonine-protein kinase 1 produces the protein MDDAAVLKRRGYIMGINLGEGSYAKVKSAYSERLKFNVAVKIIDRKKAPTDFLEKFLPREIEILAMLNHHSIIKTYEIFETSDGKVYIVMELGVQGDLLEFIKTRGALQEDDARKKFHQLSSAIKYCHDLDVVHRDLKCENLLLDKDFNIKLSDFGFSKRCLRDDSGRLTLSKTFCGSAAYAAPEVLQGIPYQPKVYDIWSLGVILYIMVCGSMPYDDSNIKKMLRIQKEHRVNFPRSKHLTGECKDLIYRMLQPDVNRRLHIDEILSHCWVQPKAWGLSSAAINKEGESSRATEPPWTPEPSSDKKSATKLEPREEARPKTWAETRPEEEALAVQVSRQSEAMGLTSEQPSKEIKEGATPQPSETHT